A single region of the Nocardioides aurantiacus genome encodes:
- a CDS encoding CAP domain-containing protein: MHTSAHLPHTTTATGSVRRLRTLLVGLLAAAAGLVGVVLVPSTAHAAADTAPVASSFDTQVLAATNAQRKRHGLRPLRMTSCPDRYANSWTRHLASRDTMYHQALRPIMRNCGLRAAGENLAWRGGSMTATQVVRMWMNSPGHRRNILTARYKYIGIDAWRSTDTGRVYAGQVFGG, from the coding sequence ATGCACACCTCAGCACACCTGCCGCACACCACGACCGCCACGGGGTCCGTACGCCGCCTGCGCACCCTGCTCGTCGGCCTGCTGGCCGCCGCCGCCGGCCTCGTCGGCGTCGTCCTGGTGCCGAGCACCGCCCACGCCGCCGCCGACACCGCGCCGGTGGCCTCCAGCTTCGACACCCAGGTGCTGGCCGCGACCAACGCGCAGCGCAAGCGCCACGGGCTGCGGCCGCTGCGGATGACGAGCTGCCCCGACCGCTACGCGAACAGCTGGACCCGTCACCTCGCCAGCCGCGACACGATGTACCACCAGGCGCTGCGCCCGATCATGCGCAACTGCGGCCTCCGCGCCGCCGGCGAGAACCTCGCCTGGCGCGGCGGCTCCATGACCGCCACGCAGGTCGTGCGGATGTGGATGAACTCGCCCGGCCACCGCCGCAACATCCTCACCGCGCGCTACAAGTACATCGGCATCGACGCCTGGCGCTCCACCGACACCGGGCGGGTCTACGCCGGTCAGGTCTTCGGCGGCTGA
- the lysA gene encoding diaminopimelate decarboxylase produces MRAHEAGWAHAAVSVRGPAWLRDPADVNALVPRLWSRTARKVDGVLEVGGVRLPDLVAQHGSAAYVLDEEDFRSRARDFRDGFSGFDVYYAGKAFLCTEVARWVDQEGLHLDVCTAGELAVAERAGFPMDRVELHGNNKSPHELRRALELQVGRIVVDSFHEITRLADLAAETGMTARVMVRVTPGVEAHTHEYIATAHEDQKFGFSISSGDAMAAVRAIRETPGLELRGLHSHIGSQIFDTSGFEVAARRVLALHRQVAEETGVQLPELDLGGGFGIAYTTQDDPADAASLAAEIRTIVTEECAARGLEVPRLSVEPGRAIVGPSMCTVYEVGTVKAVELDGGAVRTYVSVDGGMSDNIRTALYDADYSCTLASRRSDAPVLLSRLVGKHCEAGDIVVKDEFLPGDLAPGDLVAVPGTGAYCRSMASNYNHVPRPAVVAVRDGVARVVVRRETLEDLLLTDVG; encoded by the coding sequence GTGAGGGCGCACGAGGCCGGCTGGGCCCACGCGGCGGTGTCGGTCCGGGGACCCGCGTGGCTGCGCGACCCCGCGGACGTCAACGCGCTGGTGCCGCGGCTGTGGTCGCGCACCGCGCGCAAGGTCGACGGCGTGCTCGAGGTGGGCGGCGTACGGCTGCCCGACCTCGTCGCCCAGCACGGCTCGGCAGCGTACGTCCTGGACGAGGAGGACTTCCGCAGCCGTGCCCGCGACTTCCGCGACGGCTTCTCCGGCTTCGACGTCTACTACGCCGGCAAGGCGTTCCTGTGCACCGAGGTGGCCCGCTGGGTCGACCAGGAGGGGCTGCACCTCGACGTGTGCACCGCCGGCGAGCTCGCGGTGGCCGAGCGCGCCGGGTTCCCGATGGACCGGGTCGAGCTGCACGGCAACAACAAGTCGCCCCACGAGCTGCGGCGGGCCCTGGAGCTGCAGGTGGGGCGCATCGTCGTGGACTCCTTCCACGAGATCACCCGGCTGGCCGACCTGGCCGCCGAGACCGGGATGACCGCCCGCGTCATGGTGCGGGTCACCCCCGGCGTGGAGGCCCACACCCACGAGTACATCGCCACCGCCCACGAGGACCAGAAGTTCGGGTTCTCCATCAGCAGCGGCGACGCGATGGCCGCCGTGCGGGCGATCCGGGAGACCCCGGGCCTGGAGCTGCGCGGGCTGCACTCCCACATCGGCTCGCAGATCTTCGACACCTCCGGCTTCGAGGTCGCGGCCCGGCGGGTGCTCGCCCTGCACCGCCAGGTCGCCGAGGAGACCGGGGTGCAGCTGCCCGAGCTCGACCTCGGCGGCGGCTTCGGCATCGCCTACACCACCCAGGACGACCCGGCCGACGCGGCGTCGCTGGCCGCCGAGATCCGCACGATCGTCACCGAGGAGTGCGCGGCGCGGGGGCTGGAGGTGCCGCGGCTCTCCGTCGAGCCCGGTCGCGCGATCGTCGGGCCCTCGATGTGCACCGTCTACGAGGTCGGCACCGTCAAGGCCGTCGAGCTCGACGGGGGAGCGGTCCGCACCTACGTGTCCGTCGACGGCGGGATGAGCGACAACATCCGCACCGCGCTCTACGACGCGGACTACTCCTGCACCCTGGCCAGCCGACGCTCCGACGCCCCGGTGCTGCTCAGCCGGCTGGTCGGCAAGCACTGCGAGGCCGGCGACATCGTGGTCAAGGACGAGTTCCTCCCGGGCGACCTCGCCCCGGGCGACCTGGTCGCGGTGCCCGGCACGGGCGCCTACTGCCGGTCGATGGCCAGCAACTACAACCACGTGCCGCGCCCGGCCGTGGTCGCGGTGCGGGACGGCGTCGCGCGGGTCGTCGTACGCCGGGAGACGCTGGAGGACCTCCTCCTCACCGACGTCGGCTGA
- the argS gene encoding arginine--tRNA ligase — MTPAQLSATVVAALASLVEGGSLTLPDGVPTEVTVERPRQRSHGDYATNVALQLAKKAGTNPRALAEQLAERLRAADGIGAVDVAGPGFLNITVEAGAQGQVAADVVAAGTAYGSTEAFAGEQINLEFVSANPTGPIHIGGVRWAAVGDALGRIFTMTGARVSREYYFNDHGGQIDRFSGSLLAAAHGRPTPEDGYGGAYVDDIARAVVAQRPDVLSLPDDEAQEVFRAVGVDLMFTEIKQSLHDFGVDFDVYFHEDDLHRSGAVDKAVTRLTELGNTYEQDGATWLRTEQFGDDKDRVVIKSDGQGSYLSGDLAYYLDKRSRGFDRCFIMLGADHHGYVGRMMAMCAAFGDTPGVNLEILIGQMVNLVRDGQPLRMSKRAGTVVTIDDLVEAIGVDAARYALARYSTDSNIDLDLDLWASRSNDNPVFTVQYAHARVSSLLRNAADLGVVAASHPDLLVHEKEGELLRALAEFPRVVTSAAELRHPHRVARYLEQLAGTYHRFYDNCRVLPMGDEPAGELHAARLLLVDATRVVLANGLGLLGVSAPERM; from the coding sequence GTGACCCCCGCTCAGCTGTCCGCGACCGTCGTCGCCGCCCTCGCCTCCCTGGTGGAGGGGGGCTCGCTCACCCTCCCCGACGGGGTGCCGACCGAGGTCACCGTCGAGCGTCCGCGTCAGCGCAGCCACGGCGACTACGCCACCAACGTCGCGCTGCAGCTGGCCAAGAAGGCGGGCACCAACCCCCGGGCGCTGGCCGAGCAGCTCGCCGAGCGGCTCCGGGCCGCCGACGGCATCGGCGCGGTGGACGTCGCCGGGCCGGGCTTCCTCAACATCACCGTCGAGGCCGGCGCCCAGGGCCAGGTCGCGGCCGACGTCGTGGCCGCCGGGACGGCGTACGGCAGCACCGAGGCGTTCGCGGGCGAGCAGATCAACCTCGAGTTCGTCTCGGCCAACCCCACGGGCCCGATCCACATCGGCGGGGTCCGCTGGGCCGCCGTCGGCGACGCCCTCGGCCGGATCTTCACGATGACCGGTGCGCGGGTCAGCCGGGAGTACTACTTCAACGACCACGGCGGCCAGATCGACCGCTTCAGCGGCTCGCTGCTCGCCGCGGCGCACGGCCGTCCGACGCCCGAGGACGGCTACGGCGGGGCCTACGTCGACGACATCGCCCGCGCCGTCGTGGCACAGCGTCCCGACGTGCTCTCGCTGCCCGACGACGAGGCCCAGGAGGTCTTCCGGGCCGTCGGGGTGGACCTGATGTTCACCGAGATCAAGCAGAGCCTGCACGACTTCGGGGTCGACTTCGACGTCTACTTCCACGAGGACGACCTGCACCGCTCGGGCGCCGTGGACAAGGCGGTCACGCGGCTGACCGAGCTCGGCAACACCTACGAGCAGGACGGCGCGACCTGGCTGCGCACCGAGCAGTTCGGCGACGACAAGGACCGCGTGGTCATCAAGTCCGACGGCCAGGGCTCCTACCTGTCCGGCGACCTCGCCTACTACCTCGACAAGCGCAGCCGCGGCTTCGACCGCTGCTTCATCATGCTCGGCGCCGACCACCACGGCTACGTCGGCCGGATGATGGCGATGTGCGCCGCGTTCGGCGACACCCCCGGCGTCAACCTGGAGATCCTGATCGGCCAGATGGTCAACCTGGTACGCGACGGCCAGCCGCTCCGGATGTCCAAGCGCGCCGGGACCGTGGTGACCATCGACGACCTCGTCGAGGCCATCGGCGTGGACGCGGCCCGCTACGCGCTGGCCCGCTACTCCACCGACTCCAACATCGACCTCGACCTCGACCTGTGGGCCAGCCGGTCCAACGACAACCCGGTCTTCACGGTGCAGTACGCCCACGCCCGGGTCTCCAGCCTGCTGCGCAACGCCGCCGACCTCGGGGTCGTCGCCGCCTCCCACCCCGACCTGCTGGTCCACGAGAAGGAGGGCGAGCTGCTGCGGGCGCTCGCCGAGTTCCCGCGCGTGGTCACCAGCGCGGCCGAGCTGCGGCACCCGCACCGGGTGGCGCGCTACCTCGAGCAGCTCGCCGGCACCTACCACCGGTTCTACGACAACTGCCGGGTGCTCCCGATGGGGGACGAGCCGGCGGGCGAGCTGCACGCGGCCCGCCTGCTGCTGGTCGACGCGACCCGTGTGGTGCTCGCCAACGGCCTCGGCCTGCTCGGCGTCTCCGCGCCCGAGCGGATGTGA
- a CDS encoding multifunctional oxoglutarate decarboxylase/oxoglutarate dehydrogenase thiamine pyrophosphate-binding subunit/dihydrolipoyllysine-residue succinyltransferase subunit: protein MPESTEESSPTGFGANQWLVDEMRERFEEDPESVDRVWWDFFDKSGSGAPDEPDSHESDAPAASTASGNGHHGASAGAQRIVESTGAPKRRPAPAPEAPEQPAQSGSTQQSPEKEQAQPLSEQKSSSSTRSSSQGTKSAAASTSSGSKGTAKAEADQSAESAVDEGPRHTVLKGAPARTVANMDASLTVPTATSVRSVPVKLLWDNRIVINNHLARARGGKVSFTHLIGYALVKAVRSMPEMNVGFDVVDGKPNLVTPAHVNLGLAIDLPKPDGTRQLLVPSIKAAEDMDFAQFWTAYEELVRKARNGKLAVTDFQGTSISLTNPGTIGTNHSVPRLMKGQGAIVGVGSMEYPPAFQGASEETLTRNAISKIMTLTSTYDHRVIQGAQSGEFLRRMHQLLLGEDGFYDEIFRSLRIPYEPIRWSNDISANHDDEISKQARILELIHAYRVRGHMMADTDPLEYKQRSHPDLEVESHGLTLWDLDREFATGSFGGERRFMKMRSILGILRDSYCRTVGIEYMHIQDPEQRRWIQERVEQPHRKPPREEQLRILLKLNQAEAFETFLQTKFVGQKRFSLEGGETTVPLIDEICEAAAEAGLDEVTIGMAHRGRLNVLANIVGKSYSQIFREFEGNIDPRTVQGSGDVKYHLGAEGEFLSDGGDRVKVSVAANPSHLEAVDPVLEGIARAKQDVLNQGEAFPVLPLLVHGDAAFAGQGVVAETLNLSQLRGYRTGGTVHVVVNNQVGFTTSPAASRSSLYCTDVARMVQAPIFHVNGDDPEACIRVARLAFEYRQAFNKDVVIDLVCYRRRGHNEGDDPSYTQPLMYDLIEQKRSVRKLYTESLIGRGDITLEEAEQVLKDYQQQLERVFTEVREATSTPDSWTTVPDYPEKSHEEYTTAISREALKRISDSYVSAPDGFTVHPKVLPQLQKRAAAMTDGPIDWGAGEILAFGSLLMDGRPVRLSGQDSRRGTFASRFATIIDRKNAHEWTPLSNLTEDQASFFVYDSLLSEYAALGFEYGYSVARPDALVAWEAQFGDFVNGAQTVIDEFITSGETKWGQQSGVVLLLPHGYEGQGPDHSSARIERFLTMGADEAFVVAQPSSPASYFHLLRRHALGDRHRPMIVFTPKSMLRRKEAASRPEEFTSGTFQPLIPDSQADPAKVQTLLLCSGRITWDLMVHREKTQGDAKTTAIARLEQLYPRPTDEVKAELSRFPHLRDVRWVQDEPANMGPAPHMRLNLFPELDLPVQVISRDASSSPAVGQAKRHAEELKGLLSDAFAEPEGIAEEKY from the coding sequence GTGCCGGAGTCGACCGAAGAGAGCTCCCCCACCGGGTTCGGAGCCAATCAGTGGCTCGTCGACGAGATGCGTGAGCGCTTCGAGGAGGACCCCGAGAGCGTCGACCGGGTCTGGTGGGACTTCTTCGACAAGTCCGGGTCCGGCGCCCCCGACGAGCCCGACTCCCACGAGTCCGACGCCCCCGCCGCGAGCACCGCCTCCGGCAACGGCCACCACGGCGCATCCGCCGGCGCCCAGCGCATCGTGGAGTCCACGGGCGCGCCCAAGCGCCGCCCCGCTCCCGCGCCGGAGGCCCCGGAGCAGCCCGCACAGTCCGGCAGCACGCAGCAGTCCCCCGAGAAGGAACAGGCCCAGCCCTTGTCCGAGCAGAAGTCGTCCTCGTCCACCCGCAGCTCCTCGCAGGGCACGAAGTCCGCGGCAGCGTCCACCTCCTCGGGCTCCAAGGGCACCGCGAAGGCCGAGGCCGACCAGTCCGCCGAGAGCGCCGTCGACGAGGGCCCCCGCCACACCGTGCTCAAGGGCGCCCCCGCCCGCACCGTGGCCAACATGGACGCGAGCCTGACCGTCCCGACCGCCACCAGCGTGCGCTCGGTCCCGGTCAAGCTGCTCTGGGACAACCGGATCGTCATCAACAACCACCTCGCCCGCGCCCGGGGCGGCAAGGTCTCCTTCACCCACCTGATCGGCTACGCGCTGGTGAAGGCGGTGCGCTCGATGCCGGAGATGAACGTCGGCTTCGACGTCGTCGACGGCAAGCCCAACCTGGTCACGCCCGCACACGTCAACCTCGGGCTCGCCATCGACCTGCCCAAGCCCGACGGCACCCGCCAGCTGCTGGTCCCCAGCATCAAGGCCGCCGAGGACATGGACTTCGCGCAGTTCTGGACGGCGTACGAGGAGCTGGTGCGCAAGGCCCGCAACGGCAAGCTCGCCGTCACCGACTTCCAGGGCACCTCGATCAGCCTCACCAACCCGGGCACGATCGGCACCAACCACTCCGTGCCGCGCCTGATGAAGGGCCAGGGCGCGATCGTCGGCGTCGGCTCGATGGAGTACCCCCCGGCCTTCCAGGGGGCCTCGGAGGAGACGCTCACCCGCAACGCGATCAGCAAGATCATGACGCTGACCTCGACCTACGACCACCGGGTCATCCAGGGGGCGCAGAGCGGCGAGTTCCTGCGCCGGATGCACCAGCTGCTGCTGGGCGAGGACGGCTTCTACGACGAGATCTTCCGGTCGCTGCGGATCCCCTACGAGCCGATCCGCTGGTCCAACGACATCTCGGCCAACCACGACGACGAGATCAGCAAGCAGGCCCGCATCCTGGAGCTGATCCACGCCTACCGCGTGCGCGGCCACATGATGGCCGACACCGACCCGCTGGAGTACAAGCAGCGCAGCCACCCCGACCTCGAGGTCGAGAGCCACGGCCTGACGCTGTGGGACCTCGACCGCGAGTTCGCGACCGGCTCCTTCGGCGGCGAGCGCCGCTTCATGAAGATGCGCTCGATCCTCGGCATCCTGCGCGACTCCTACTGCCGCACCGTCGGCATCGAGTACATGCACATCCAGGACCCCGAGCAGCGCCGCTGGATCCAGGAGCGCGTCGAGCAGCCGCACCGCAAGCCCCCGCGCGAGGAGCAGCTGCGGATCCTGCTCAAGCTCAACCAGGCCGAGGCGTTCGAGACCTTCCTGCAGACCAAGTTCGTCGGGCAGAAGCGGTTCAGCCTCGAGGGCGGCGAGACCACCGTCCCGCTGATCGACGAGATCTGCGAGGCCGCCGCCGAGGCCGGCCTCGACGAGGTCACCATCGGCATGGCCCACCGCGGCCGCCTCAACGTGCTGGCCAACATCGTGGGCAAGTCCTACAGCCAGATCTTCCGCGAGTTCGAGGGCAACATCGACCCGCGCACGGTGCAGGGCTCCGGCGACGTGAAGTACCACCTCGGCGCCGAGGGCGAGTTCCTCAGCGACGGCGGTGACCGGGTCAAGGTCTCCGTGGCCGCGAACCCCTCCCACCTCGAGGCGGTCGACCCGGTGCTCGAGGGCATCGCGCGCGCCAAGCAGGACGTGCTCAACCAGGGCGAGGCCTTCCCGGTGCTGCCGCTGCTGGTGCACGGCGACGCCGCGTTCGCCGGCCAGGGCGTGGTGGCCGAGACCCTCAACCTCTCGCAGCTGCGCGGCTACCGCACCGGCGGCACGGTGCACGTCGTGGTCAACAACCAGGTCGGGTTCACCACCTCGCCCGCCGCGTCGCGCTCCTCGCTCTACTGCACCGACGTCGCCCGGATGGTGCAGGCGCCGATCTTCCACGTCAACGGCGACGACCCCGAGGCCTGCATCCGCGTCGCACGGCTCGCCTTCGAGTACCGCCAGGCGTTCAACAAGGACGTCGTCATCGACCTCGTCTGCTACCGCCGTCGCGGCCACAACGAGGGCGACGACCCGTCGTACACCCAGCCGCTGATGTACGACCTGATCGAGCAGAAGCGCTCCGTACGCAAGCTCTACACCGAGTCGCTCATCGGTCGCGGCGACATCACGCTGGAGGAGGCCGAGCAGGTCCTCAAGGACTACCAGCAGCAGCTCGAGCGGGTCTTCACCGAGGTCCGCGAGGCCACCTCGACGCCCGACAGCTGGACCACCGTCCCGGACTACCCGGAGAAGAGCCACGAGGAGTACACCACCGCGATCTCGCGGGAGGCCCTCAAGCGCATCTCCGACTCCTACGTCAGCGCGCCCGACGGCTTCACGGTGCACCCCAAGGTGCTCCCCCAGCTGCAGAAGCGTGCCGCGGCGATGACCGACGGCCCGATCGACTGGGGCGCCGGCGAGATCCTCGCCTTCGGCTCGCTGCTCATGGACGGCCGGCCGGTGCGGCTCTCGGGCCAGGACTCGCGGCGCGGCACCTTCGCCAGCCGGTTCGCGACCATCATCGACCGCAAGAACGCCCACGAGTGGACGCCGCTGTCCAACCTCACCGAGGACCAGGCCAGCTTCTTCGTCTACGACTCGCTGCTCTCGGAGTACGCCGCCCTCGGGTTCGAGTACGGCTACTCCGTGGCCCGGCCCGACGCGCTCGTGGCCTGGGAGGCGCAGTTCGGCGACTTCGTCAACGGCGCCCAGACGGTGATCGACGAGTTCATCACCTCCGGCGAGACCAAGTGGGGCCAGCAGTCCGGCGTCGTGCTGCTGCTGCCCCACGGCTACGAGGGCCAGGGTCCCGACCACTCCTCGGCCCGCATCGAGCGCTTCCTCACCATGGGCGCCGACGAGGCCTTCGTGGTCGCCCAGCCGTCCTCGCCCGCGAGCTACTTCCACCTGCTGCGCCGCCACGCGCTCGGCGACCGGCACCGGCCGATGATCGTGTTCACGCCCAAGTCGATGCTGCGCCGCAAGGAGGCCGCGTCGCGGCCCGAGGAGTTCACCAGCGGCACCTTCCAGCCGCTGATCCCCGACTCCCAGGCGGACCCGGCCAAGGTGCAGACGCTGCTGCTGTGCAGCGGCCGCATCACGTGGGACCTGATGGTGCACCGCGAGAAGACGCAGGGCGACGCCAAGACCACGGCGATCGCGCGGCTCGAGCAGCTCTACCCCCGCCCCACCGACGAGGTGAAGGCCGAGCTGTCCCGCTTCCCCCACCTCCGCGACGTGCGCTGGGTGCAGGACGAGCCCGCCAACATGGGCCCGGCGCCCCACATGCGGCTCAACCTGTTCCCCGAGCTCGACCTGCCGGTCCAGGTGATCTCGCGCGACGCCTCCAGCTCGCCGGCCGTGGGCCAGGCCAAGCGCCACGCGGAGGAGCTCAAGGGCCTGCTCAGCGACGCGTTCGCCGAGCCCGAGGGGATCGCCGAGGAGAAGTACTGA
- a CDS encoding homoserine dehydrogenase, whose amino-acid sequence MNEHPAPHPRPDAPAVKVALLGCGVVGSQVARLLHEQADDLTARVGARVELVGVAVRRLGLTRDVELPEDLFTTDAHALVTREDVDVVVELIGGIEPARSLILAALEHGASVVSANKALLAEDGSTLFEAAERAHRDLYYEAAVAGAIPILRPLRESLAGDQVTRVLGIVNGTTNFVLDRMDSSGAGFDEALQEAQDLGYAEADPTADVEGFDAAAKAAILASLAFHTRVTAADVHREGIAEVTASDVASAAEMGCVVKLLAICAVQDGPDGPSVSARVHPAMIPRSHPLASVREAYNAVFVESEAAGQLMFYGPGAGGSPTASAVMGDLVTVARNRLSDVRGAGESSYADLPVLPMGSTETRYHVQIDVDDKAGVLAAVAQAFAEHGVSIQTVRQEGRGDDAQLVVVSHRASDADLAATVETLRGMANVRDVSSVMRVEGEAE is encoded by the coding sequence ATGAACGAGCACCCAGCACCTCACCCGCGTCCCGACGCGCCCGCCGTCAAGGTGGCGCTGCTCGGCTGCGGCGTCGTCGGCTCCCAGGTCGCCCGGCTGCTGCACGAGCAGGCCGACGACCTGACCGCCCGCGTCGGCGCCCGCGTGGAGCTCGTCGGGGTGGCCGTGCGCCGTCTCGGCCTGACCCGTGACGTCGAGCTCCCCGAGGACCTGTTCACCACCGACGCCCACGCCCTGGTCACCCGCGAGGACGTCGACGTCGTGGTCGAGCTGATCGGCGGCATCGAGCCCGCCCGCAGCCTGATCCTGGCCGCGCTCGAGCACGGTGCCAGCGTGGTCTCGGCCAACAAGGCGCTGCTCGCCGAGGACGGCAGCACGCTGTTCGAGGCCGCCGAGCGCGCTCACCGCGACCTCTACTACGAGGCCGCCGTCGCCGGGGCGATCCCGATCCTGCGGCCGCTGCGCGAGTCGCTGGCCGGTGACCAGGTCACCCGGGTCCTCGGCATCGTCAACGGCACCACCAACTTCGTGCTCGACCGCATGGACAGCTCCGGCGCCGGCTTCGACGAGGCGCTCCAGGAGGCGCAGGACCTGGGGTACGCCGAGGCCGACCCGACCGCCGACGTCGAGGGCTTCGACGCCGCCGCCAAGGCCGCCATCCTGGCCAGCCTGGCCTTCCACACCCGCGTGACCGCCGCCGACGTCCACCGCGAGGGCATCGCCGAGGTGACCGCCTCCGACGTGGCCTCGGCCGCCGAGATGGGCTGCGTGGTCAAGCTGCTCGCGATCTGCGCCGTCCAGGACGGCCCCGACGGCCCGTCGGTCTCGGCCCGCGTGCACCCCGCGATGATCCCGCGCAGCCACCCGCTGGCCAGCGTCCGCGAGGCCTACAACGCGGTCTTCGTCGAGAGCGAGGCCGCCGGCCAGCTGATGTTCTACGGCCCCGGGGCGGGCGGCTCGCCGACGGCCAGTGCCGTCATGGGCGACCTCGTCACGGTCGCGCGCAACCGGCTCTCCGACGTGCGCGGCGCCGGCGAGTCGTCGTACGCCGACCTGCCGGTGCTCCCGATGGGCAGCACCGAGACCCGCTACCACGTGCAGATCGACGTCGACGACAAGGCGGGCGTGCTCGCGGCGGTGGCCCAGGCCTTCGCCGAGCACGGCGTCTCGATCCAGACCGTCCGCCAGGAGGGCCGCGGCGACGACGCCCAGCTCGTCGTCGTCTCCCACCGGGCCAGCGACGCCGACCTGGCGGCGACCGTGGAGACGTTGCGCGGGATGGCCAACGTCCGCGACGTCTCCTCGGTGATGCGCGTGGAGGGGGAGGCGGAGTGA
- the thrB gene encoding homoserine kinase — MATADQLVSGWVTGPVTVEVPATSANLGPGYDCLGLALELVDTLEAEVRPAGLAIEVAGEGAEEVPRDERHLVVRSMQVAFSALDGPPPGLWLRCTNRIPHSRGMGSSSAAIVGGLVLARALVADGAARLDDAALLALANRIEGHPDNVAPALLGGFVVSGQAGEVVWAQRVDLDPRVRAVVAVPPYAVATAVARGLLPEVVPHADAAANAGRAALLVAALAGEPSLLLRATEDFLHQQQRTPAMPETLAVVGALRGAGVPAVVSGAGPTVLAFVVDQDGVPDAVAAHLPTGWRVLPQAVGGPGARVLA, encoded by the coding sequence GTGGCGACCGCCGACCAGCTCGTGAGCGGCTGGGTGACGGGTCCCGTCACCGTCGAGGTGCCCGCCACCAGCGCCAACCTGGGTCCCGGCTACGACTGCCTCGGCCTGGCCCTGGAGCTGGTCGACACCCTGGAGGCCGAGGTGCGGCCCGCGGGCCTCGCGATCGAGGTCGCGGGCGAGGGGGCCGAGGAGGTCCCGCGCGACGAGCGGCACCTCGTGGTGCGCTCGATGCAGGTCGCGTTCAGCGCGCTCGACGGCCCGCCGCCGGGGCTGTGGCTGCGCTGCACCAACCGGATCCCGCACAGCCGCGGCATGGGGTCGTCCTCGGCCGCCATCGTCGGGGGCCTCGTGCTCGCTCGGGCGCTCGTCGCCGACGGCGCGGCCCGGCTCGACGACGCCGCCCTGCTGGCGCTGGCCAACCGCATCGAGGGCCACCCCGACAACGTCGCCCCCGCCCTGCTCGGCGGCTTCGTGGTCTCCGGCCAGGCCGGCGAGGTCGTCTGGGCGCAGCGTGTCGACCTCGACCCGCGGGTGCGGGCGGTGGTCGCCGTCCCGCCGTACGCTGTCGCGACCGCGGTCGCCCGGGGCCTCCTGCCCGAGGTGGTGCCGCACGCCGACGCCGCGGCCAACGCCGGGCGGGCGGCGCTGCTCGTCGCGGCCCTGGCGGGGGAGCCGTCGCTGCTGCTCCGCGCCACCGAGGACTTCCTGCACCAGCAGCAGCGGACCCCGGCGATGCCGGAGACGCTCGCGGTCGTCGGCGCGCTGCGCGGCGCCGGGGTCCCGGCGGTCGTCTCGGGCGCCGGCCCCACGGTGCTGGCCTTCGTGGTCGACCAGGACGGGGTGCCTGACGCCGTCGCCGCGCACCTGCCCACGGGCTGGCGGGTGCTCCCGCAGGCCGTCGGTGGCCCCGGAGCCCGCGTGCTAGCGTGA
- the thrC gene encoding threonine synthase produces the protein MGAATPGVSRQWRGVIEEYRHRLDIPANTPTITLREGGTPMVESAWLSEVTGAEVWLKVEGDNPTGSFKDRGMTVALSVAVGEGAEAVVCASTGNTSASMAAYAARAGIKPLVLVPQGKISAGKLAQAIVHGAQVIMVRGNFDDCLRLSRGLADHYPVALVNSVNPMRLQGQKTASFEVVDVLGDAPDVHVLPTGNAGNVSAYWLGYTEAHRAGETLKLPVMRGWQAAGAAPLVHGAPVADPETVASAIRIGNPASWDLAVDAARSSGGRFRDVTDEQILHAQRELARREGVFVEPASAAGVAGLLLEASEGVRYDDQRVVVTVTGHGLKDIDTALSTFTDLVDTVCDADVESAAGAAGLA, from the coding sequence GTGGGCGCGGCGACCCCCGGCGTCTCGCGGCAGTGGCGCGGCGTCATCGAGGAGTACCGCCACCGCCTCGACATCCCCGCGAACACCCCCACCATCACGCTCCGCGAGGGCGGCACCCCGATGGTGGAGTCCGCGTGGCTCTCGGAGGTCACCGGCGCCGAGGTGTGGCTCAAGGTCGAGGGCGACAACCCGACCGGCTCCTTCAAGGACCGCGGGATGACCGTCGCGCTGTCCGTCGCCGTCGGGGAGGGCGCCGAGGCGGTGGTGTGCGCCTCGACCGGCAACACCTCCGCGTCCATGGCGGCGTACGCCGCACGGGCCGGCATCAAGCCGCTCGTGCTGGTGCCGCAGGGCAAGATCTCGGCCGGCAAGCTCGCGCAGGCCATCGTGCACGGCGCCCAGGTGATCATGGTCCGCGGCAACTTCGACGACTGCCTGCGGCTCTCCCGCGGGCTGGCCGACCACTACCCGGTCGCGCTGGTCAACTCGGTCAACCCGATGCGGCTGCAGGGGCAGAAGACGGCCTCCTTCGAGGTCGTCGACGTCCTCGGGGACGCCCCCGACGTGCACGTGCTCCCGACGGGCAACGCGGGCAACGTCTCGGCGTACTGGCTGGGCTACACCGAGGCCCACCGGGCCGGCGAGACCCTCAAGCTGCCGGTGATGCGGGGCTGGCAGGCGGCGGGTGCCGCCCCGCTCGTCCACGGCGCGCCGGTGGCCGACCCCGAGACGGTGGCCTCGGCCATCCGCATCGGCAACCCCGCCTCCTGGGACCTGGCCGTCGACGCGGCCCGCTCCTCGGGTGGCCGCTTCCGCGACGTCACCGACGAGCAGATCCTCCACGCCCAGCGCGAGCTGGCCCGGCGCGAGGGCGTCTTCGTCGAGCCGGCCTCGGCCGCCGGCGTGGCGGGACTGCTCCTCGAGGCCTCCGAGGGCGTGCGCTACGACGACCAGCGGGTCGTGGTCACGGTGACCGGCCACGGGCTGAAGGACATCGACACCGCGCTGTCGACCTTCACCGACCTCGTCGACACCGTGTGCGACGCCGACGTCGAGTCGGCCGCCGGTGCGGCGGGCCTCGCCTGA